The genomic stretch ACGGCATTACTACTCAAACTTGGTGCAGGAGTTTTATGCCAATGTAGAAGATAAGCAAAGCCACAATGCCAATTTGATTGTCTCTTGGGTTCGAGGCCAGAGGGTGGCCATTCATCGGGAGACCATTGCACGGCATATCAAGCTCAAGGATGAGGGAGTAGACGTGATGCTGACCAAGGAATTTAAGGTGCGCGATCCTTGGCAAATCGAAGAAGTTGTATCACGCCTTAAGGGACAATATCGAGATAGAGGTAGTTCGAAGAAGAAGATCGTCTATGCCGACTCCTTTGAGGCTCGGTTATCATCTCATCTTCTATCTGTTTGCCCATAATGTGATACCCAAGAAGAGTGGCAAACGCGAGCTGAGAAACAGCGATATCTACTTCTTGGACAAGATGATGCATGGTGTGGGCCGGCAACTGACTGGTATTCCTTTGGCCAGTATCATTATCAGTTACATGCGGACCACAGCTCGCATGAGGGCCGGCGAAACCTGTTTTGGGTTCCCTCACCTTCTTTCCGTCCTATTTGAGAAGCTCGAGGTTCCCCTTGGAGCTGAGCCAGCCCTTGTCACCAAGGCCGTTGATGAGGTCAATACCCAATTGCTTAGATCTTTAGGCGTTCCAATAGACTTTGGCGCTTCTTTGGTTCGAGACGTTAGTGAAGCTTCAACTTCCGCTCGGCCTCCACCCCATCCTTAACCACGGCCGGACGCTCAAGAGACTGAAGCGTAGCCGCCTCCATCTCTTCCTATTCCGCCTCCACCACTGCTCTCTAGGTCTCGGTGGCAAGAGGTTCTTACCGCCATCTGCTGTATGGAGACCCGAGTAATGGAGCGGATTGACCAGCAGGAGCGCGTCCTCTCAGAGAGGTTGGAGCGGCATGATCGCCATCTTCGTGCATTGGAGGACCATTTTCAAATCCGCCGTTCTCCTTCGTCGATTCCTGAGCCAAAAGGCGAAGGCAAGCAAGAAACTCATGTGGAGGGCGGAGGAGAAGAAACTATTGAACTTGGCAGCCCCTCTACTTAACTTGCcttgtttagtttttatttagttttcccctttcttttgtTATCTTTGGTTGCACTTTTGTTGCTTGATTGTTTAATTAACTCTTTTGGGACCATCTCACCCCCCAATGGTTATGTACTTTTCCCCCTCCTGCAGACTAGTAGACTTTGGGATGTTCGTGATGTTCAAGATGTTCGTATCCACTGCGGGATGTCTATCTGTCCTTGTTTAGGGGAGTACTGTTTCTTTACcctctcacattgaggacaatgtgattATTAAGTGTGGGGTAGGGTTACTGCATGagtagtttttatttttgttgataAATGTTGGAAATGACTGGAATTGCCTGTGGAAATATATATTATTGTgggttgttggcagggagttttatgtatttataagggaaacgctgtcaaaattttttcaaaatcttttccaaaattgcaCTATGACCCAAGAACTTATGATGAATTGTCAAATTTTCCCTAATGGTTGAACAAATTTAAATATGTTTTTGAAGAATTCATTTCTTTCGTGATTAGTGATTAGTACTATGTGACTCTGATAAGTGCACTTTAGGAAGTATATTTAATAAAGTAGGGACAATTATgcatttatttctatttttaatGAGATCTCTCCCTTCACTTTGATTTGCAAATAGGTGATTCATAGAGTAATTGGTAATGCTTTTTTCATGTCCATAATAATAGAGggttatatacatatatatatatatatgtataaaaaatatatatatatattaataaataaatagagcaaagaaaaagaaaagaaagagcaaTAAAGTTGCACCAAATACTTAAGTACTAAGTAACCGGAAATCTTCAtctaaaaaaatcaattttcacGTAAAAAGGTACTCGGAGTAAAAAGGTGTTGTGACCTTGATGTGCAAGtgctgagtaaccgggggttttcatctaaaagtgtcgattttcgtgTAAAAAGACATTTGCAATGCTCAAGTGTCGGTATTTAGCATATATTTATGATACCCTTTTGTAgtaaaaatttgagaaaaacaaaTGGATATAAAGGAAAGTATTACGTTGTACCTATATGAGTCGGTTATTTGCATAGACAAGTTAGGGTGAGAGAATGATTTGAATGTagttaaatttttgtataattGTTTCCCCTTTATTTACTATAATGAGTATTGAGTGCATTTAGAAGAATTGCATTGTGATTAATAGCCAAGTTGTGAGAAGTGAATTTGAGAAAgcatattttctattttaacaCTTGAACTATTGTTTGAGTGGTTTCgtatattgcttgaggacaagcaatgattcaagtgtgggggagtttgataagtgaatattttacatatattttGTATGGTTTTGCATGAGTTTTTGTTAGAATTTTAGAGGTTCTTAGCGATACTTAAGATCCTCTTTGTGCAAATTGCTTCAAGTGTTGTTTAGTGATCGGAACTTGCAAAATGAGTAAATGAATGCATAAACATATTATATTTTGTAGGTTATCATTGCACGAAATACTTACATAAGATAAAGGAGAGGCAAGGTGCTAGTTGGAGGACAATGGATAAGTGAAACAAGGAGCGAAGATTGAGCAAACGAGAAAAGAAACTGAAGATAAAAACATGGGAGAtgaatccgagctcggatccatccCCATCTGAGCCCTCGTCTGATCATCTGGACCAATGGATCCGAAGTTCAggcgatccgagctcggatccatgtGAAAATAGGCTCGGATCCTTAGGATCCGAGCTTGGATCATATGTTTAGGCCTCGGATCCAGGGCTCGGATCTGCCTCTCTCTTCTGCAAGTGGCACAACCGtttttctcacttttcacaCAACTTTCCAACTATCTTGGGCGAGAGaattcggtggcacatgcttctgcaacaaaagggaAGACAAAATGAGTTAACAAAATCTTTGTTGGAatcatgaagaagaaaaaggtacTTTccaccaccttttatgcagagaaGCAAGGAGAAACCAGGGGGAATATACGTAGTTAGTTTTTCTTCTTGAAAACAattttctctctagctagaaGTTCTAGAGGAAGCACTTGAAgatttcacttgtaatcatcttGCACAAGACATAGCAGAATTTGAAGGGTTTCATCATtaattggctaagcttttctttatctttcttgtacttgtacttaaTGATGTTTtacattaataaacttgtgagtttgattgttatatcattcatgagtagctaaatttctttatctaggaagtagatgaaacttatggctgaATGATATGAAtggaatgtgatttacacttgttgtatcttgtattaacttgtctatttgtACAGTAGTAATTACTTGTTGAtatttgatcaccaatagcatgtttatagttgttattagtcaatgagaattggtagtaaCAATGGAAAATCATGAGTAGAGcatgagttgtatgttcatgaaaatagaggtACACTTAAATGGATTATCtagcatttcatgaaggaaagcagagtagaactagtatttcaccatggaAATAGGGAAAACTGGACTGCTCTAGGCCATTTTATCATAagaatgagatttggtaatattggaaatgaatccctggttaaacaagaataataacaagaggtaaatctatttatttgagtcgtttatgccataagtggaatctacatctcTAGATTCAATCTTgagtgaaatttctccatttgtATTTAGCATTTattaaactagatttgtagaCAGTAGCATTATAATCTTCTTATTCAAATTCACTTTaaatctaaataatagagaaaataagAGCCTAGTACTTGTTTAACTtgttccttgtgggatcgacctaATATTTGCCCAAAACTACGAAGTGACCTGTATGCTTGCAGTCCAACGGATAAAATTCGGAAATAAACTagcattgatataaaaatccCGTCATTAGATTTGAGTTTATTTTAGATCTAGTTGTTAGATCCGAAATTTTTTTGGATCTTGGATCTATTTTGACAGATCTCATCATCATTAATGAAGTTTAAATTATTTATTAGCAGATTTAGCGATTGAAACATACACAGAAAGAAATTGTAGTGATTTATCTattagaaaataattttgaaattttttctattttttagatttgttcataatttttcaaaactGTTGTGTCTTTAAATTACAAATATGTAATTTCTAATATATGTTTAACCTGTTGTTAGGACAGTGATGTAAATCAAATCGTGCTTGATGATTTTCAACAATTTATCAATGAAATCTTTATATAAAAAATGTTCTTATCACCTactattatattttaaaaattattcaaTAATTGTGTCTTTTTTTCATCAACTGTTTGTCTCTAAGAGGAAGGTTTTTAATATCAGAATTATATGGGATTTCAACTAGCCTAAAAAATGATTATGCTACTTTACTATTTTGCTCTAAATTGTTTATGAATAGAATCTTTttgaaattgattaaatatAGTTATCTCTTTTAAGGAGCGAAATATATTCTTATATTTGCAACATATCAAATAGCAACTTTTTTAGTACTTCTTTCACACAAAGTTTTCATCAACTATGACATCAAAAGATAATGAACAATGAATAATCTGGAGGTTTGATTTACCTTATAAATTTTGTATCATGTCACCATACTCAAACTGTTAGAATTGAAGaattttaatttgttttatAAATGGCATCTATACTCTACAATGCAAGGCCAAGCCTCACCATAATCTTAGATGGTTGCTCTCTTAGATTTTTTGCGATTTACATCCTTTATGATTGATATAATTCTTATCGAACTACTATTTTTTATAGAGTAGTGAAGGCGGGTGAGAGCAATTTTATTAAATGGAATAGGGTTTTACAATTGGATATCGAATTCCCATACCCAAAGCTAATATGGACGGAAAGGGTTTCAAAAATTTGGGATTGGGTCTAACTGGGTTTATATCCAATCAAATATGTGTATAGTTATGAGTTATTTGAATCCATGTTTTTCAGGGAGCAAAGAATCCATTAAGAGATCATATAATCTGTCAAAAGATAAAGTTTGAGAGGAACAGATATTTACAAGCAGTTTAttaaaactggttatacccaaAATTGGAACAGACAAGTTTATGGCTTCAACTTGTCAAAAGTTGCCGCTTGAAGATGTTTAAgatattaccattcctgttgcATTGCAAAGATAAATTTCTCCCCTCCAAAGATGATAAACTTGCAATTGAGTCTTATATTAGATGTTGAGAGATGATAAATTTGCAGTTCAGTCTCATATTAGATGTTGAGAGATGATAAACTTGCAGTTAAATCTCATATTAGATATTGATACATGTGAGTGTGATATTATCTAGTCTTGTATTAGATGTTGATAGATGATAAACTTGCAGTTGAGTCTTGTATTAGATGCCAATACATATGAATGTGAATAATTCATAGTATGAGAATTACAATTTCTGCGATATTATAAATAACATTTAAGAATATTCTCAAAATGCTTCAGTTTGATCGTAGGTGAAATTTTTTTGTTGCTAAGtgtctctttttctttgctacTTATTGGTAGGGAAACTAAGACCGTATTTGATAACCTAATTcagtatttaaatttaatggattcagatcctAACATATTTAGACtgtttgataactaaaaattgaatatctgaattaattaagtggcattgaattttctaggcaaaactcGCTCCCAAGATTAAGtaataagttattcacttataaTTGAATGTAACATGtattcaaatgtattagatttaatactttttttttgaaataatagtatattcaaaatttaGCTAAAATTGTATACAAGATCAGAAGTTTATGATTCTTAAAATGGCCCAGTAGCTACAAAGCCTCTCTTGCCACTGATAGTttcagacaaaaaaaaaaaaagatcaagaTCCACATTAAGGAAATATAAAATCCTCAAAAGTTTACATTGAACACTATAACTACAGAAGAAATTAGTACTATATAAAAAagggcaaattatccaattggccATTTAACTCTTTGTCTAGGTAAAATTAAGcccctcatctattttttgctgaCTTTAAGCCCTCGAACTTGTAAAATGGGAAATCCGTGGCccttttagccagtttctccGGTTTTGCAACCGGATGACCAATTCACACGAACGCCATGTGCTTCTTTCGagggcatttttgtcctcaTATTCTAAGCAAAAAGGGCACACATAGTCCACCTTTCTATTTGATTTCCCTCACCTCCCTTACTCTTCCCTGCGCAACCCCCACGCAATCCCATGCCGTCTCTGTCACATTCTCGGAGATTGCTTCCAAATTCTGCACATCTAACAAAACCTCCCAGTCCAAATTCCTAGATACATCTGCACTCTCCTCCCGGGCCATCACCGGCATGTCATCATCATCCAGAAACATGCTCAGAACCTCTCTCTCATCAACTCCTTCATCCACTTCCTCCCACTCAAAATCCTCATTAACTTCTCTATGATCCTCAATCTGAAAAGAATCCCAACAGAGCCTAAGGCTTGGATCATCATCACCCTCACTTATATCATCATCGTCAGCACTAAAATCAATCTCAACGTCATGGTTTATATCAGAATCCGATTCCGACCCGATATCCACGACTCGCAACCCGGTTACAAAATGGTCCCCACCCTCAAAATTTTCAGCTACGAACCCTGAATTTTCCACATTTGTCGAAGTGGGCTCTCCGAGAAACCCTAGATTCAGATCAAGATCCAAATGGGTCGGCTCCATTCCGTCGTTTCCTTCATGAATCCCGAAATTCGGGTCAGCATCGGAAATCTCCGGGTCAATCACCACACAGGTTGTGGAGGACAATTGGGACTGCTCAACTCGTTGGTGCAAGAGGTCCATAACGAAATTCACCTGATTCTCGCGGTCGAAAAGATCAGCGCTGGTGACAACCGATTCGGGCTCTGACACGATGTCGCTGGGGGATCAACCAATAGCATCGAAATCGGAAGACCAGTAGGGATCGAGATGATGGCGGTGGGGATGGGTTTGATGATGAGAAAAATCTACTTCTTCAATGACGTCGTCTAGGCCGTCATCGTCCTGGTGGAGTCTGAGTAGTTGAAGCAACGTCGTCTCAGCCATTCTATTTCAGCGGGGTGGGGAGAGTAGGAGGAATAAAAGTGAGAAAGGAAACACCTTTTTttcgaaaattattttttatctaaAAATTCCCATCTTTTTgcgttttcttttgtttgatatTCTACGGCATGGGGCAAGGGGGTAGGTGATCAGcaatttccccttttattttctctctctttttgacTAAAAATgagcacttttccagcttcctTCGGTGGATTATGTGTGCCCTTTTTGCTTAGAATAtgaggacaaaaatgcccttgaaAGAAGCACATGGCGTTCGTGTGAATTGGTCATCCGGTTGCAAAACCggagaaactggctaaaaggGCCACGGATTTCCCATTTTACAAGTTCGAGGGCTTAAAGtcagcaaaaaatagatgaggggCTTAATTTTACctagacaaagagttaaagggccaattggataatttgccctATAAAAAAAGACTAGTATAGTCTccaaaaaaactagaaaagtaATACAAAGATACTCGAAATTGGACTTTAGCTATTACAAGAGGCCTTCTTAGCCCCTAACCCCTTTGTTCCCACCCCCACTTCTGAGGTTTCCCAAGGAAGAAGCGTGGAGGACAATAAGCATAACCACATAGAATTTATAGAGAAGTTCATAAACAACAAGGTTGTCTTGATCAAACCATTTTATTTCAATGAAACAACAAGTAACCGAAACTAGAACAACAATTTGGCTAATGAATAGAGTCAAATCAATTGTGTGAGCGAAAAGTAATCAAAAAGTGACGGAAGAAGGAAGAGGGAGAAAaccagaaaggaaagaaaatgatTCCATTCCATAGAGAAATTGTTTTTGCACCATATATGATTTCTGATTCTCTCCCCTTTCCACTACTTATCCTAATTAACTTTGAAAAGCAGAAAACAGCCAGTAGCTTAGATGGCAAGCAGTAGAATTTATAAGGAATCCAATTACAACCAAGCACTGTAAAATAGGAAACAGACAACACTATCACTCAACTAAGTTTAATCACAAATGATTGACATATATTGATTCCGGAATCTTGCTGGCTGATGGTTGGCTGTTAGAAATTGGACAACAAAAAGGTGctacaaaatgaaaaaattacgaaaatgaatgaaaatattAGATAGtagttttttatatttataaaaacCAGGCAttttacaataaaaaaaaggCAGAAGAAATGACATGATATGTAATGTGAGATATAAAATAGAGAGGCATACATTATGAGAAATGAAGAAGAGTGACAATGTAATTCTTATTGGAAGTGCTGAGCAAGCAGCGGCTAAAAGCTACTTTCAGAGAATATTTAGGTTAGGCGTATAATCATAAAGAAGGATTGGATAGCAAAATCAAGTCCAACTCATTCTAACAAATTATCTAGCATGCTAAAACATTCTTGACGATAGGAGAGATTTTCTCTACTTTCTTAGAATTAACAAGAAATTGGATATGTTACAGCATACTCTGACGAAAATAAGCCCTTTATTTTGAAAACTTCTTGACAATTTTTGGCTCCAATGAAATTCCTAATTCTGATTTTGTATCATTCAAATACTTTTTTTGAACACCCTTTCGTTTGTTGGCTTAGCCTAAAACACCAAAATGGGCTATAGGTTTTGAAtatgacatggaactgcaactTTCTAAGACAATTATTCATTTTTCCTAGAAATCTCTCCTGTCAAAGTCTAAAATAGGCGTTAAacccttgttttttctttttagtttgttttcacAACTAATATTCATTCTATACTTTTAGGTTTAGTTAAAGTCTTTACTCTCTTTTCTTGACAATAAAAACCATTTCAGACTTTATTTTCCCAGCAATTCGCACATAACAAAGACAAATGAAACATGTCTGGTCTGCATTTTGTAAGGATTTCTTGTTAAAATTTCATGTTTGGCAAGTTCAGTAAAACTAACTATAATGGATAGGAAAACCAATGTGAAGCCAAAACATATCTGGATTGCCTGGAAAATATCCCGCAAATAATGACGCAAAGAAGGCAGCCACACCCAAGGACAACTAGAGAATCCTCCCACCCATAAACAACAGCTTCACCACAGCTGTGCTGGCACTGGCTGCTATGGCTCTAGACACATCCCATGCATTATACCTTCTCCCAAACAATCCACAAACACAGAGATCTTGACTCATAATAACTGAAGCATACATACTAGCGTATACAGCAAATGATTTGACTAGGATCCTATTATATGCAAAACAGAGCATAAATCCAACTTAGAGGTTAATTCACCCTCACAAAGCCAGTTGATGATTAATCTGATGTTCTGAGGCACAGGCATTATCCATACATAGCAGAGCACCGTCACTACCACACAACATAACCAAAGCACAATGCTGCCAAAAATTGGAATAATTGATACAATTGAGTACTGTGAATTTCAGAGGAAGAGAATAAATTCCCCatatttttattcatcaatCGTAAGGGTATATATACAGGTATAGACATCCTATAATAGGAAGATATCCTATTACAATAAATCAGTCCTCTAATTCCTATAATTTAGGCTACAAACTAGCCTACATTTGTTAGCTATCTAATCCCTACAAATCAGCCTATATCAATCTGTGACAGCTATCTAATCCCTACAAATCAGCCTACATATAATCTGTAACAGCTATCTAATCCCTACAAATCAGCCTGCATATAATCTgtaacactccccctcaagctggaGCATAGATATTAATCATGCCCAGCTTGTTACATAGATAATCAATCCGGACCCCGTTAAGAGCTTTTGTGAATATATCACCTAATTGTTCTCCAGTCTTCACATAACCTGTAGTGATCAAACCTTGTTGGATCTTTTCACGAACGAAATGACAATCAATCTCAATGTGTTTCGTTCGTTCATGAAAGACTGGATTGGAAGCAATGTGAAGTGCAGCTTGATTATCACACCATAGCTTGGCAGGTACTGAGACCTTAATTCCTACTTCACTAAGGAGCTGATATACCCATATGACTTCACACACAGACTTGGCCATAGCTCTATATTCAGCTTCCGCACTGGATCGTGAGACGACATTCtgtttcttacttttccatGAGACCAAATTTCCCCCAACAAAAACACAATATCCTGAAGTAGATCTCCTATCTTCCTTACACCCTGCCCAATCTGAATCTGAAAAACATTCAATCCTAGTATGACCATGATTGCCATATAGGATTCCACGTCCAGGAGCACATTTTAAATAGTGCAAAACTTGTTCGACTGCTTTCCAATGGTCAACAGTTGGTGAGGACATATATTGGCTTAACACACTCACTGAATAAGCAATATCAGGACGTGTCACAGTAAGATAATTCAACTTTCCGATTAGTCTTCTGTACCTCTCAGGATCTGCACACAATTCACCTTCTTTGGTTAATTGTAAATTAGGAACCATTGGGGTACTACATGGTTTAGCACCCAACTTTCCCGACTCCGACAGTAAATCAAGTACATACTTTCTCTGTGATAGAAAGATTCCCTTCTTACTCCTGCTAACTTCAACTCCCAAGAAATACTTTAACATCCCCAAGTCTTTGGTATAGAACTGAGTATGAAGAAAGGACTTTAGAGACGAAATTCCGCTAGAGTCGCTACCTGTGATtacaatatcatccacatatacaACTAACAGAATAATACCTCCATTAGAGTGTCTATAGAAAATAGAATGATCTGACTTGCTTTTCTGCATCCCAAATTTCTCAATAGCTTGGCTAAATTTTCCAAACCAAGCCCGAGGACTCTGTTTCAAGCCATATAGAGATTTTTGCAGACGACAGACTTTCCCTTTCCCATACCCCCCTTGAGCAACAAAACCAGGTGGTTGCTCCATATATACCTCCTCCTGAAGATCACCATGAAGAAAGGCATTCTTGATGTCTAACTGATGCAGAGGCCAGTCATAAGCTGCAGCAAGGGAGATAAACAACCTGACCGAAGCAAGTTTAGCAACAGGAGA from Coffea eugenioides isolate CCC68of chromosome 8, Ceug_1.0, whole genome shotgun sequence encodes the following:
- the LOC113780301 gene encoding uncharacterized protein LOC113780301; this translates as MYASVIMSQDLCVCGLFGRRYNAWDVSRAIAASASTAVVKLDIVSEPESVVTSADLFDRENQVNFVMDLLHQRVEQSQLSSTTCVVIDPEISDADPNFGIHEGNDGMEPTHLDLDLNLGFLGEPTSTNVENSGFVAENFEGGDHFVTGLRVVDIGSESDSDINHDVEIDFSADDDDISEGDDDPSLRLCWDSFQIEDHREVNEDFEWEEVDEGVDEREVLSMFLDDDDMPVMAREESADVSRNLDWEVLLDVQNLEAISENVTETAWDCVGVAQGRVREVREIK